The Pandoraea vervacti DNA window ACGCGTGTGGCAGCGCTCGCCGAATTCGACGCGGTGCTCATGCGCAAGGACCCGCCGTTCGACATGGAGTACATCAACGCCACGTGGCTGCTCGAAATTGCCGAGCGCGCCGGTGCGCGTGTCTTCAACAAGCCCAGCGCGATTCGCGATCACTCGGAAAAGCTGGCGATTGCCGAATTCGGCCAATTCGTGGCGCCTACGCTGGTCACGCGCGACGCCGTGCGTCTGCGCGCCTTTCACGCGGAACATGGCGACGTGATCTACAAGCCGCTTGACGGCATGGGGGGCACGGGCGTGTTCCGCATCGGTCCGGATGGCCGTAATCTCGGCTCGGTGATTGAAATGCTGGGTGAGAACGGGGCGCGTTCGGTCATGGCGCAACGCTTCATTCCGGATATCAAGCTCGGCGACAAGCGAGTGCTCGTGATCGGCGGCAAAGTGGTGCCCCATTCGCTCGCGCGCATTCCGCAAGGGAACGAAGTGCGCGGCAACCTCGCGGCGGGCGGCCTTGGCGAGGCCCGCGACCTCTCGGCGCGCGATCGTCAGATTGCCGAAGCGCTGGCGCCGGTTCTCTGGCAACGCGGCCTGTTGCTCGTGGGCCTCGACGTCATCGGCGATTACCTCACGGAGGTGAACGTCACGAGTCCGACGTGCTTCCAGGAAATCACCGACCAGACCGGTTTCGACGTGCCGAAGATGTTTATCGACGCGCTCGAACTGGCCGTCTGACGCGGATGTGAAAAGGGTTCGTGCGGCAAAAAACCGCGTCGGGGTCGAACCCTAACCTGCTGAAATTTCAGGAATAATTCGGGATTTTGTCGCGCCTGCTAAAATAAGAATCCCAAAATCGACAGGTTCGCGTTCGTCGTTGTGTTTGTATCCAGAACACCTGCGGCGCCCGGCGTGCCTAGCATCATGGCTGGAATTCTGATCATTGCCCACGCACCGCTGGCTTCGGCCCTTCGCGAGTGCGTCTCGCACATCTACGGCGGGTGTCCGTCGCGCATCGGCGCGATCGACGTTGTCCCCGACCAGGACACGGCGGCGCTCGTAGACGTCGCAAAAGAACGCCTCGCGCAACTGCACGAAGAGAACGGCGTGCTGGTGCTCACCGATCTGTTCGGGGCGACGCCCTCGAACGTGGCGGCGCAACTCGTGGGGCCGAAGGTGCGCGTGCTCGCGGGCGTGAATCTGTCGATGCTCATCAAAGCGGTCTGCTATCGCTCGGTGCCCCTCGACACGCTGGCGGAGAAGGTGCTTTCGGGCGGATCTAAAGGTATTCTGGAAGTCGGCGCGGGTGCGCCGGCCACACACACTACGTCACACTGAAACATGCTTCGACAAGAAACGACGATCGTAAATAAATTGGGCTTGCACGCCCGGGCATCCGCAAAGCTGACGCAGCTGGCGGCAAAATTTCAGAGTGAGGTCTGGCTGACCCGAAACGGTCGTCGGATCAACGCGAAGAGCATCATGGGCGTTATGATGCTGGCGGCCGGCATCGGCTCGAAGGTCGAAGTCGAGACCGAGGGCCCGGATGAAGCGCAGGCCATGCAGGAAATTCTCGACCTCATCGCGAACAAGTTCGGCGAAGGGGAATAATACGTTGCTGTGGTGATGCGGCGTCGGCAGGCGCGCCGTGTCACGCTGGCCGTGCTTTCGCCGCACCGCCGCTCACTGTCCGCAACGACAGCCAACACACAGAATACGGTCGAATCACCCGCCTCTGAACTGGGGAGACTTCCTTGTCTTTCACCCTGCACGGCATTCCCGTTTCCCGCGGCATCGCGATCGGACGCGCCTATCTGCTTGCGCCCGCGACGCTCGATGTTCCGCACTATCTGCTCGATCCCAGCCAGATCGACGACGAGATCGCACGCTTCGAAAGCGCTCAGGCGACCGTCCAGCAAGAACTCGATACGCTCAAAGAGGAACTCCCTGACGACGCCCCCGGCGAGATGGGCGCGTTTCTCGACGTTCACTCCCTGATCCTCAACGACACGCTGCTCGTCGATGCCGTGATGAAGCTCATTCGCGAGCGCCGCTACAACGCCGAGTGGGCGCTCACGACGCAGCTCGAAGTGCTCGTCGCGCGTTTCGAAGACATCGAGGACGAATACCTTCGCGAGCGTCGCGCGGACATCGAGCAGGTGACCGAGCGCGTGCTCAAGGCGCTCGCCGGGAGCCCGGGCATTCGCCACGTGGCGACCGAGACGCCGCGCGACGACATGATCGTCGTGGCGCGCGACATCGCGCCAGCCGACATGCTGCAATTCAAGTCGCAGACGTTCAAGGGCTTTGTGACGGATCTCGGCGGCAAGACGTCGCACACGGCCATCGTGGCGCGCAGTCTCGGGATTCCCGCCGCTGTCGGCGTCGCCCAGGCCAGTCTGCTTATCAAGCAGGATGACGTCATCATCATCGACGGCGATCACGGTATCGTCATCGTCGACCCTGCGCCGATCGTGCTCGAGGAGTACAGCTATCGCCAGAGCGAGCGTGCGCTCGAAGAGCGACGCCTGCAGCGTCTGAAGCATTCGCCGGCGCAGACCATCGACGGGACGCATATCGAGTTGCTCGCCAACATCGAACTGCCGGAGGATGCCAAGACCGCCGTGGCGGCGGGTGCTGTCGGCGTCGGCCTGTTCCGTACGGAATTCCTCTTCATGAACGAGGAGGAGGCGCCGGAGGAGGAAGCGCAGTTCGAGGCGTACAAACGTGCGGTCGAAGCGATGCAGGGGCTGCCGCTCACCATTCGCACCATCGACGTGGGCGCCGACAAACCCCTCGACAGTCACGAGACGTACGAGACCGCGCCGAACCCGGCCCTGGGGTTGCGGGC harbors:
- the gshB gene encoding glutathione synthase, with protein sequence MQILFIADPLDQFKIYKDTTFSMMREGARRGHRIFACEPHEMAWQGATVDARVKEIRLTGDAHTWYEVVDTRVAALAEFDAVLMRKDPPFDMEYINATWLLEIAERAGARVFNKPSAIRDHSEKLAIAEFGQFVAPTLVTRDAVRLRAFHAEHGDVIYKPLDGMGGTGVFRIGPDGRNLGSVIEMLGENGARSVMAQRFIPDIKLGDKRVLVIGGKVVPHSLARIPQGNEVRGNLAAGGLGEARDLSARDRQIAEALAPVLWQRGLLLVGLDVIGDYLTEVNVTSPTCFQEITDQTGFDVPKMFIDALELAV
- a CDS encoding PTS sugar transporter subunit IIA → MAGILIIAHAPLASALRECVSHIYGGCPSRIGAIDVVPDQDTAALVDVAKERLAQLHEENGVLVLTDLFGATPSNVAAQLVGPKVRVLAGVNLSMLIKAVCYRSVPLDTLAEKVLSGGSKGILEVGAGAPATHTTSH
- a CDS encoding HPr family phosphocarrier protein — translated: MLRQETTIVNKLGLHARASAKLTQLAAKFQSEVWLTRNGRRINAKSIMGVMMLAAGIGSKVEVETEGPDEAQAMQEILDLIANKFGEGE
- the ptsP gene encoding phosphoenolpyruvate--protein phosphotransferase is translated as MSFTLHGIPVSRGIAIGRAYLLAPATLDVPHYLLDPSQIDDEIARFESAQATVQQELDTLKEELPDDAPGEMGAFLDVHSLILNDTLLVDAVMKLIRERRYNAEWALTTQLEVLVARFEDIEDEYLRERRADIEQVTERVLKALAGSPGIRHVATETPRDDMIVVARDIAPADMLQFKSQTFKGFVTDLGGKTSHTAIVARSLGIPAAVGVAQASLLIKQDDVIIIDGDHGIVIVDPAPIVLEEYSYRQSERALEERRLQRLKHSPAQTIDGTHIELLANIELPEDAKTAVAAGAVGVGLFRTEFLFMNEEEAPEEEAQFEAYKRAVEAMQGLPLTIRTIDVGADKPLDSHETYETAPNPALGLRAIRWSLSEPRMFLTQLRAILRASAFGKVQILFPMLAHAQEIDQTLELVREAKSQLDAAGLLYDPNVKLGAMIEVPAAALTVPMFLKRLDFLSIGTNDLIQYTLAIDRADNAVAHLYDPLHPAVLRLIAMTIREAHAFGVPVAVCGEMAGDPTATRLLLGMGLREFSMHPSQLLQVKQEILRAHLPDLERPVQELLAATEPEEMQAALARLAVA